The genomic stretch GCTCTGCTGGTCGTTGTCCCTCGGTAGCTGCCTGCGCGCAGCCGGCCGGCGCGGCCCGCAAGCCGCCAGGCCGAGAGCCACGAACGCGGTCACGGCCGCCAGGGCCGCGCGGCGAGCCCGCGGGCTCCGTCTGGTGGCGCCTGTCATCGCGAGCCGGGCGTCGCCCGTGGCGCGATGCGCGGCAAGACGGCCCGACGAAGCTGGCCGCAGGCCGCGCTCACGGCGTGGCCCCTCTCCATGCGCTGCGTGGTTGGCCTGCCCGCGCCCACCAGTGCCTCGCGGAAAGCCCGCACGCGCTCCGGCGCCGGTCTCCGGAAACCGGCCGGCGTCGCCACGTGGTTGAACGGTATCAGGTTCACGTTGCCGGGCAGGCCCTGAATGCGGTCCGCCAGAGCACGGGCCTGCTCCGGGCTATCGTTCACACCGGCCAGCAGCAGATACTCGAACGTCAGGTTGCGGCCGGTGCGCGCGTGATACTCGCCGCACGCCGCCAGGATCTGGTCAAGCTTCCATTTGCGCGCGGTCGGCACGAGCCGCTCGCGCAGCGCATCGTCCGGCGCGTGCAGCGACAGCGCCAGCGTGAGCGGTATGGCCTCGCCCGCCAGCCGAAGGATCCCCGGAACGACACCGACCGTCGACAGGGTGACGCCGCGGGCCGAAAGGCCGATCTCCTCGGTGAGAAGCCGCACGCTGGCCAGGACGTTGTCGTAGTTGAGGAGCGGCTCACCCATACCCATATAGACGGCGTGTGAGACGCGGCGATCCGGCCGATCGGCCTGCATCGCGACTAACTGCCCGGCGATCTCTCCGGCGGTCAGGTTACGCGAGAAGCCGCCCAGCGCCGTCGCACAGAACGTGCAGCCGGCGGCGCAGCCCACCTGCGACGAGAGGCACACCGACACCCGGTCAGCGTACGGCAGGTGGACGCACTCCACCAGTTCGCCGTCCGCCGCGCGCACGAGGTACTTCGTCGTTCCATCGGCGGCGACCTCGCGGTGCGCCACCGCACACAGGCC from Chthonomonadales bacterium encodes the following:
- the rlmN gene encoding 23S rRNA (adenine(2503)-C(2))-methyltransferase RlmN; this encodes MRQLLGRTTLELEEIARSHGLPAYRGRQIARWLYRRGSALEAMTDLPAATRTALAGEFESGLCAVAHREVAADGTTKYLVRAADGELVECVHLPYADRVSVCLSSQVGCAAGCTFCATALGGFSRNLTAGEIAGQLVAMQADRPDRRVSHAVYMGMGEPLLNYDNVLASVRLLTEEIGLSARGVTLSTVGVVPGILRLAGEAIPLTLALSLHAPDDALRERLVPTARKWKLDQILAACGEYHARTGRNLTFEYLLLAGVNDSPEQARALADRIQGLPGNVNLIPFNHVATPAGFRRPAPERVRAFREALVGAGRPTTQRMERGHAVSAACGQLRRAVLPRIAPRATPGSR